From one Dyella sp. 2HG41-7 genomic stretch:
- a CDS encoding sigma-70 family RNA polymerase sigma factor, whose product MNEADNQADAADRMLLQRMAEGDRVALATLYHSYHGRLCRFLSRLTRRADIMEEVINDCFWIAWQKAADFRGDSRVSTWIMGIAYRCGLKALRQHGDEPVEESPLPEERLPATDPEEDRELRDWLSKGLDRLSTDQRVVIELVYGEGHSLDDVAAIMRCPVGTVKARLFHARVKLRNVLPVLAEGASTYKERVS is encoded by the coding sequence ATGAACGAAGCCGACAACCAAGCCGACGCCGCCGATCGCATGCTGCTTCAACGCATGGCCGAGGGCGACCGCGTGGCGCTGGCGACGCTGTATCACAGCTATCACGGACGTCTCTGCCGTTTTCTGTCGCGACTCACGCGTCGCGCGGACATCATGGAAGAGGTGATCAACGACTGCTTCTGGATCGCCTGGCAGAAAGCCGCCGATTTTCGCGGCGACTCACGCGTATCCACGTGGATCATGGGCATCGCCTACCGCTGCGGATTGAAAGCGCTGCGCCAACACGGCGACGAGCCGGTGGAAGAATCGCCGCTGCCGGAAGAACGCCTGCCCGCCACCGATCCGGAAGAAGACCGCGAATTGCGCGATTGGCTAAGCAAGGGGCTGGACCGTTTGTCCACGGATCAGCGCGTGGTGATCGAACTCGTCTACGGCGAAGGTCATTCGCTGGACGACGTCGCCGCCATCATGCGTTGTCCTGTCGGCACGGTAAAAGCGCGTCTATTTCATGCGCGGGTAAAACTGCGCAATGTGCTTCCGGTACTAGCTGAAGGCGCATCCACTTACAAGGAGCGGGTGTCATGA
- a CDS encoding zf-HC2 domain-containing protein → MTFPIDSSKECVHAWEAMPWVIQDTATPAQRDELKHHLQHCEACRAEFEQQQRLRLALALPSDVPVDANAGLQRLLGRLDMPDLQDQPVRPRAMPWLSRALVATVLIQALGIGILGVKLWPANPSPAYHTYSQVSAPVAAGAIRVVPDTTMTITDWNTLLHTLQLQVVGGPNEVGAYTVAPAASASPSAQDHALQQLRATRGIRLAEPVSGTP, encoded by the coding sequence ATGACGTTCCCCATCGACTCCAGCAAGGAATGCGTGCACGCGTGGGAAGCCATGCCGTGGGTGATTCAAGACACCGCGACACCCGCGCAGCGCGACGAACTGAAACACCATCTGCAGCATTGCGAAGCCTGCCGCGCCGAATTCGAACAGCAGCAGCGTTTGCGCCTTGCGCTCGCGCTGCCGTCGGACGTGCCGGTCGATGCGAATGCCGGATTGCAACGCTTGCTCGGCCGCCTGGATATGCCCGATCTGCAGGATCAACCCGTGCGTCCGCGCGCAATGCCTTGGCTCAGCCGCGCGTTGGTCGCGACGGTGCTGATTCAAGCGCTCGGCATCGGCATCCTTGGCGTAAAACTGTGGCCGGCCAATCCGAGCCCGGCGTATCACACTTATAGCCAGGTCTCCGCGCCGGTGGCGGCGGGTGCGATTCGCGTGGTGCCTGATACCACGATGACGATTACCGACTGGAACACGCTGCTGCACACGTTGCAATTGCAAGTGGTCGGCGGCCCCAACGAAGTCGGCGCTTACACCGTCGCGCCCGCCGCATCGGCGTCGCCGTCGGCGCAAGACCACGCGTTGCAACAGTTGCGCGCAACACGCGGCATCCGCCTTGCCGAGCCTGTCAGCGGCACACCATGA
- a CDS encoding S8 family serine peptidase: MTYRAFLFAATMVGLGACAHAPVAASEDRRDNAPLATTMNPERDIVLAVANPIDPPATHAGSSVLGYIPPGFYGAGQRAISQLTALKQSYQLHEVAGWPIKALGVYCVVLEPPSGADRDALLKTLAKDERVKLAQPLQDYSVYADAQSDAHHYNDPYANLQRGFVETDAALAHTISQGEGVRVAIVDTGVDTTHPELKGRIHDTSDAIDGDAPGYDHDFHGTEVAGIIAADGDNHQGIVGIAPKVTLSVYKACWYPQMPHAGARCNTFTLAKALAAIVDTDTRIINLSLGGPPDPLLDKLLTQLLDQGRIIIAAMPPDGKLNGFPDHDPGVIVVRTSEASNAPTGVLSAPGKDILTTQPGGGYDFTSGSSMAAAHVSGIAALLLSIAPKLDAHAIHDLLLQNSKVSDGMLQVNAAAAVGKLQEAQKTKG; encoded by the coding sequence ATGACGTACCGCGCGTTTCTGTTTGCCGCAACCATGGTGGGCTTGGGCGCGTGCGCGCATGCGCCCGTCGCCGCATCCGAAGATCGTCGCGATAACGCACCGCTTGCGACGACGATGAATCCCGAGCGCGATATCGTGCTCGCCGTCGCCAATCCCATCGATCCGCCGGCTACGCATGCGGGTTCCAGCGTACTTGGCTACATTCCGCCCGGTTTTTACGGCGCCGGTCAGCGCGCGATATCGCAACTGACCGCGTTGAAGCAAAGCTATCAGCTGCACGAAGTCGCCGGCTGGCCGATCAAGGCGCTGGGCGTGTATTGCGTCGTATTGGAACCGCCGTCAGGCGCGGATCGCGACGCCTTGCTCAAAACGTTGGCGAAAGACGAGCGCGTAAAGCTCGCGCAACCGCTGCAGGATTATTCGGTGTACGCGGATGCGCAGTCCGATGCGCATCACTACAACGATCCCTACGCCAATCTGCAACGCGGCTTTGTCGAAACCGACGCCGCGCTAGCGCACACCATCAGCCAAGGCGAAGGCGTACGCGTCGCCATCGTCGATACCGGTGTCGACACCACGCACCCGGAACTGAAAGGCCGTATTCACGACACCAGCGACGCCATCGACGGCGACGCGCCCGGTTACGATCACGATTTCCACGGCACCGAAGTCGCCGGCATCATCGCGGCGGATGGCGACAATCATCAAGGCATCGTCGGCATCGCGCCCAAGGTCACGCTCAGCGTATACAAAGCCTGCTGGTATCCGCAGATGCCGCATGCGGGCGCGCGCTGCAATACCTTCACGCTCGCCAAAGCGCTTGCGGCGATTGTCGATACGGATACGCGCATCATCAACTTGAGTTTGGGCGGCCCACCCGATCCCTTGCTCGACAAACTGCTGACGCAATTGCTCGATCAAGGCCGCATCATTATCGCGGCGATGCCGCCGGACGGAAAACTCAACGGCTTTCCCGATCACGATCCGGGCGTCATCGTGGTTCGCACCAGCGAAGCATCGAACGCGCCGACAGGCGTGTTGAGCGCGCCGGGAAAAGACATTCTCACCACGCAACCTGGGGGTGGTTACGACTTCACCTCCGGCTCGTCGATGGCGGCGGCCCATGTCAGCGGCATCGCCGCTTTATTGCTTTCCATCGCTCCCAAGCTGGACGCGCACGCGATCCACGATTTGCTGCTACAGAACAGCAAAGTATCCGACGGCATGCTGCAGGTGAATGCCGCAGCCGCGGTGGGCAAGCTGCAAGAAGCGCAGAAAACCAAGGGATGA
- a CDS encoding autotransporter outer membrane beta-barrel domain-containing protein — MTCSGSGIAPVIAQAGSANVIINIVSGVNFANTRTVNPLSFSVDHASQITNNGILSLTGGSGTGTNRGAVMLGTSDNNTLTNGSQGSISTTGAYNDGMAANGNGNTLTNDGTITTGGPNAYGMTAAWGQTNVGQINNTLINNGSISTSGSNARAMSILGQNGTITNTGTLLTTGASSTTAYMQGNNDKLINSGTIQAQGTTADAVFSNTAGSSFTANIQNLAGGKIIAQSGAAVRTLNGASTIVNAGLLQSNSGVAVQMGLGANTLILQTGSSIIGSADGGGGTSPSTVILQGTGSVTNAFTRFKTLLGQGSDWSWSGSGAFNTATLQGIFNLTGTVSGAGVSTDTLTFNGATVTGIAGFTNWPKVNVTNNSTVTMDGVLTVGNASTGTGNVTIDATSTLLAGNGANGGIAPFASGQLANVTNAGTINLTNGGSTAANTFTITGNYTGDPARLLLNTVLGADNSPSDKLIISGGTAGGSTTIHVTNASGDGGLTVVNGILLVEATHGATIPITAFALNGGQVEAGAYTYYLFEGGVTPGTSNNWYLRSTLPPAPAPLATPAPTPAPTPAPTPAPTPAPTPAPTPAPTPTPTPTPTPTPTPTPTPTPTPTPTPTPTPTPTPTPTPTPTPTPTPTPTPTPTPTPTPTPTPTPTPTRTPTPSSEGAPIPALGTPPLPAPLPAGSPPDRLYRPEVAMDSAIPAVAMQMGVTQLGTFDQRQGGQLLLDGDGWMPAGWARVLSTHNNQQQSGGATPRFDGNIEGAQVGHDIFVHESENGQGDHFGAFVGYTHANGLVDGSDDGFSNVRAGGLHINGDSVGAYWTHVTEARAYIDVVLMGTWFHTHVDSSQHFDDAMHGSSFSASLEGGVPIALTSHLALEPQAQAIFQHITMDGFQDPVSSVAFSSINAATGRLGGRLLGRFSNETQTLEPYLKLNLWRNFHRNYNTVFAGEDVVPANLASTAVELGGGVSATLTPRLSVYGDASYLRNIDSLHRRGATANLGLRLLWGAPH, encoded by the coding sequence GTGACATGCAGCGGCAGCGGCATCGCGCCGGTGATCGCGCAAGCGGGTAGCGCCAATGTCATCATCAACATCGTCAGCGGCGTCAATTTCGCTAACACGCGCACCGTCAATCCGCTCAGCTTCAGCGTCGACCACGCCAGCCAGATCACCAACAACGGCATTCTTTCGCTGACGGGCGGCAGCGGCACCGGCACCAATCGCGGCGCGGTGATGCTCGGCACGAGTGACAACAACACGCTCACCAATGGCAGCCAAGGCAGCATCTCCACCACTGGCGCTTACAACGACGGCATGGCCGCCAACGGAAATGGCAATACGCTCACCAATGACGGAACGATCACCACGGGAGGCCCCAACGCTTACGGCATGACCGCCGCGTGGGGCCAAACCAACGTGGGCCAGATCAACAACACGTTGATCAACAACGGATCGATCAGCACATCCGGTAGCAATGCGCGCGCGATGTCGATTCTTGGACAGAACGGCACGATCACCAACACCGGTACGTTGCTGACCACTGGCGCAAGCAGCACGACCGCGTACATGCAAGGCAATAACGACAAGCTGATCAACAGCGGCACCATTCAAGCGCAAGGCACAACCGCTGACGCCGTATTTTCCAATACGGCGGGTTCGAGTTTTACCGCGAATATTCAAAATCTGGCGGGCGGCAAGATCATTGCGCAATCCGGCGCAGCGGTACGCACGCTCAACGGCGCCAGCACCATCGTCAATGCCGGCTTGCTTCAAAGCAACAGCGGCGTGGCGGTGCAGATGGGGTTAGGCGCCAATACGCTGATTCTGCAAACCGGTTCGTCAATCATTGGTTCTGCCGATGGCGGCGGCGGCACGAGTCCAAGCACGGTCATTCTTCAAGGTACCGGCAGCGTCACCAATGCTTTTACGCGATTTAAAACCTTGTTGGGGCAAGGCAGCGATTGGAGCTGGAGCGGTAGCGGCGCGTTCAATACCGCAACACTCCAAGGTATCTTCAATCTCACCGGTACGGTAAGCGGTGCGGGCGTGTCCACCGACACGCTGACCTTCAACGGCGCCACCGTCACGGGTATAGCGGGCTTCACCAACTGGCCGAAAGTGAATGTCACCAACAACAGCACCGTAACCATGGACGGCGTATTGACCGTTGGTAACGCGAGCACCGGCACAGGCAATGTAACGATCGATGCGACCAGCACGCTTTTAGCGGGAAACGGCGCAAATGGCGGCATCGCACCGTTCGCGAGCGGGCAACTTGCGAATGTCACCAACGCCGGCACCATCAATCTCACCAACGGTGGTTCGACCGCTGCCAACACATTCACCATCACCGGCAATTACACCGGCGATCCGGCCAGACTTTTGCTCAACACCGTTCTGGGCGCGGATAACTCGCCATCCGACAAATTGATCATCAGCGGCGGCACCGCCGGCGGCAGCACAACCATCCATGTCACCAATGCAAGTGGCGACGGTGGGCTGACCGTCGTGAACGGCATTCTGCTTGTTGAAGCGACCCATGGCGCAACGATTCCGATCACCGCGTTCGCGTTGAATGGTGGACAGGTCGAAGCAGGCGCATACACGTACTACTTGTTTGAAGGCGGTGTGACGCCTGGTACTTCTAATAACTGGTATTTGCGTTCGACCTTACCACCGGCACCGGCGCCCTTGGCAACTCCAGCTCCGACTCCAGCGCCGACTCCAGCTCCGACTCCAGCTCCGACTCCAGCTCCGACGCCAGCTCCAACGCCGGCACCGACGCCAACGCCAACGCCAACGCCAACGCCGACGCCGACGCCGACACCAACACCAACACCGACACCGACGCCAACGCCGACACCGACACCGACACCGACACCAACACCAACACCGACGCCAACACCGACGCCAACACCGACACCGACACCGACACCGACGCCGACACCAACACCGACACCGACGCCGACGCCGACGCCGACGCGAACACCAACACCATCCTCCGAAGGCGCGCCTATTCCCGCATTGGGAACGCCGCCGCTCCCGGCTCCGCTGCCCGCGGGATCGCCACCCGATCGGCTATACCGTCCGGAAGTTGCGATGGATTCGGCCATTCCCGCCGTCGCCATGCAAATGGGCGTGACGCAACTGGGAACCTTCGATCAACGCCAGGGAGGTCAGCTGCTACTCGATGGCGACGGATGGATGCCCGCCGGATGGGCGCGCGTGCTTAGCACCCACAACAATCAACAGCAAAGTGGCGGCGCTACGCCTCGATTCGACGGCAATATTGAAGGCGCGCAAGTCGGGCACGATATTTTTGTGCACGAAAGCGAAAACGGGCAAGGCGATCACTTCGGCGCATTCGTGGGCTACACGCACGCCAATGGCTTGGTCGACGGCAGCGACGATGGTTTCAGCAACGTACGCGCTGGCGGCCTGCACATCAACGGCGACAGCGTCGGCGCGTATTGGACGCATGTTACCGAAGCGCGCGCCTATATCGACGTGGTGCTGATGGGCACTTGGTTCCACACGCATGTCGATTCGAGTCAGCATTTCGACGACGCCATGCACGGAAGCTCCTTCAGCGCATCGCTGGAAGGCGGCGTACCCATCGCGCTGACGTCGCACCTCGCGCTGGAACCGCAAGCGCAAGCGATCTTTCAACACATCACCATGGATGGTTTTCAAGATCCTGTATCGAGCGTCGCATTCTCATCCATCAATGCCGCGACCGGTCGCCTAGGCGGCCGCTTGCTCGGGCGCTTCTCGAACGAGACGCAAACCTTGGAGCCGTATCTCAAGCTCAACCTCTGGCGCAATTTCCATCGCAACTACAACACCGTATTTGCCGGCGAAGACGTCGTTCCCGCCAATCTCGCCAGCACCGCCGTCGAGCTCGGCGGGGGCGTCAGCGCCACGTTGACGCCTCGCCTCAGCGTTTACGGGGACGCCAGCTATCTGCGCAACATCGACAGCCTCCACCGACGCGGCGCAACCGCGAATCTGGGCTTACGCCTGCTGTGGGGAGCTCCCCATTGA
- a CDS encoding YncE family protein has translation MLRPLATAVLASLACLAAAPTLAADTAASSMAVTHRLKLGGAGGWDYLNFDAQRRHLFVSRGDRVLVIDVDQDKQIGAIPNTNGVHGIAIAQDLHRGFTSNGKDDAVTVFDLDSLKTVATIKGTGEKPDAILYDDASHHVMTFNGKGGNVSVIDPAKNAVIATIALPGRPEFAATDSAGHVYVNLEDKSELVQIDSRANKVLNTWTLAPCESPSGLAMDVAHQRLFSVCDNQVMAVTDATNGHHIATVAIGDGPDAVTFDPTENVVYSSNGESGTLTVVHEDDADHYSVVANVKTQVSARTQALDTQKHRVYLSSAQLSDKKNAKGRLQPVPDSFAILTVGKP, from the coding sequence ATGCTTCGGCCACTAGCCACTGCAGTACTCGCATCCCTGGCGTGCCTCGCCGCCGCGCCTACCCTGGCCGCCGATACCGCTGCGTCGTCCATGGCGGTAACTCATCGCTTGAAGCTGGGCGGCGCCGGCGGTTGGGATTACCTGAATTTCGACGCGCAACGCCGTCATTTGTTCGTGAGCCGCGGTGACCGCGTGCTGGTGATCGACGTCGACCAAGACAAGCAGATCGGCGCGATTCCCAACACCAACGGCGTGCACGGCATCGCCATCGCGCAAGATCTGCATCGCGGCTTCACCAGCAACGGCAAGGACGACGCGGTCACCGTGTTCGACCTCGATTCGCTCAAGACTGTCGCCACCATCAAAGGCACCGGCGAAAAGCCCGACGCCATTCTGTATGACGACGCCTCGCATCATGTGATGACGTTCAACGGCAAAGGCGGCAACGTCAGCGTGATCGATCCGGCCAAGAACGCCGTTATCGCCACCATCGCCCTGCCCGGCCGCCCCGAATTCGCCGCCACCGATAGCGCAGGACACGTCTACGTCAATCTCGAAGACAAATCCGAACTCGTGCAGATCGACAGCCGCGCCAACAAAGTGTTGAACACCTGGACGCTGGCGCCGTGCGAATCGCCCAGCGGCTTAGCGATGGATGTGGCGCATCAACGCTTGTTCTCGGTGTGCGATAACCAAGTGATGGCCGTGACCGACGCCACCAACGGCCATCACATCGCGACAGTCGCCATCGGCGACGGCCCTGACGCGGTGACGTTCGATCCCACCGAAAACGTGGTCTACAGCTCCAACGGCGAAAGCGGCACGCTGACTGTTGTGCATGAAGACGACGCCGATCACTACAGCGTGGTCGCCAATGTGAAGACGCAAGTGAGCGCGCGCACGCAAGCGCTGGATACGCAGAAGCACCGCGTTTATCTGTCGTCGGCGCAGCTTAGCGATAAGAAGAATGCGAAAGGTCGTCTGCAGCCCGTGCCGGATAGCTTTGCGATTTTGACCGTCGGCAAGCCGTAA
- a CDS encoding ATP-binding protein has translation MRTLSLSGRLRWMIIAVLIVVLLPLGLYSYYRSLKETRELLDGRLAQSARTLDVMIQHASLDVLHRPETESLVVPILTRKAEEQLMHGRTYEAEVGYQVLDMHNHVHLTTANFTQLPLPSTPISGFENHFFNGYGWRIFTLVDDTNNVVIRMGERDDSRRDITHALWLDLGLPQVVGLPLLALLVGWAVRRGLRPLNRLRQALASRAPGSREPIRLDNAPRELQPVVDALNTQLERWEDALERERRFSADVAHELRTPLASTMIHLDSVKSSDVTPEAWGALTSAHSGLARLARRIEQLLALARLEAGAAAGQRSDVDLIALAMNVIDELAPLLGESGVDFAFAEHNDTLIVKGYEAALAALVRNLIENAMHHVPLGGQVQLAMYRSRESTVIEVVDNGPGIPVERRAAVFARFHREAASGGDGYGLGLSIVQRAAQLHDAAIELLDAPTGRGLRVRVAIPDGGS, from the coding sequence GTGAGGACATTGAGTCTTAGCGGCCGCCTTCGCTGGATGATTATTGCGGTATTGATCGTCGTGCTGTTGCCGCTTGGTTTGTACAGCTATTACCGCTCGTTGAAGGAAACGCGCGAATTGCTGGATGGTCGTTTGGCGCAATCGGCGCGCACGCTGGATGTGATGATTCAGCACGCCAGTCTCGATGTGCTGCACCGTCCTGAGACAGAATCGTTGGTGGTGCCTATCCTCACCCGCAAGGCCGAAGAGCAGTTAATGCACGGGCGCACGTACGAAGCGGAAGTCGGCTATCAAGTGCTCGACATGCACAATCATGTGCATCTGACGACGGCTAACTTCACGCAATTGCCGTTGCCTTCTACGCCGATCTCCGGTTTTGAAAATCATTTCTTCAACGGCTACGGCTGGCGTATTTTCACCTTGGTCGACGACACCAATAATGTGGTGATTCGTATGGGTGAGCGCGACGACAGTCGGCGCGATATTACGCATGCGTTGTGGCTAGACCTTGGCTTACCGCAAGTGGTGGGTTTGCCGCTGCTTGCGTTACTCGTTGGTTGGGCTGTCCGGCGCGGTTTGCGCCCGCTCAATCGATTGCGACAAGCGTTGGCGTCGCGCGCGCCTGGCAGCCGCGAACCGATTCGTTTGGACAACGCGCCGCGAGAATTGCAACCCGTGGTGGATGCGCTCAATACGCAGCTCGAACGCTGGGAAGACGCGTTGGAACGCGAACGTCGCTTCAGCGCCGACGTGGCGCACGAACTGCGCACGCCGCTGGCATCCACGATGATTCATCTGGACAGCGTGAAGTCCAGCGACGTAACGCCGGAAGCATGGGGCGCATTGACGAGTGCGCATTCCGGTCTTGCGCGTTTGGCGCGACGTATCGAGCAACTGCTCGCCTTGGCGCGGTTGGAAGCAGGCGCTGCGGCAGGTCAACGCAGCGATGTGGATCTGATTGCGTTGGCGATGAATGTCATCGACGAGCTGGCGCCGCTGCTTGGCGAAAGCGGCGTGGATTTCGCCTTCGCCGAGCACAACGATACGTTGATCGTGAAAGGCTACGAAGCCGCGCTGGCTGCCTTGGTGCGAAATCTTATCGAGAACGCCATGCATCACGTACCGTTGGGCGGACAGGTGCAGTTGGCGATGTATCGGTCGAGGGAGTCGACGGTGATTGAAGTGGTCGACAACGGGCCTGGCATTCCTGTCGAACGACGCGCTGCCGTGTTTGCGCGGTTTCATCGCGAAGCGGCCAGCGGCGGCGATGGTTATGGTTTGGGATTGTCGATCGTGCAGCGCGCGGCGCAGTTGCATGATGCGGCGATTGAGTTGCTGGATGCGCCGACTGGGCGCGGGTTGCGGGTTAGGGTGGCGATTCCGGATGGGGGTAGTTAG
- a CDS encoding response regulator gives MHIILVEDDLQLGGAIQQALERLSYAVTWLRDGREALLAMRDQTADLVLLDLGLPNKDGLEVLAEARRSHVNTPVIVMTARDGLEARVRGLDAGADDYLVKPFHVDELSARIRSLTRRAQGLAANRIDVGVISLDIGTCEAEYRGKRIELTRREFSLLRILMERAGRIVRREHLENSLYGLDNAVGSSALEVQIHALRRKLSFDAIRTIRGVGYMIPRDPT, from the coding sequence ATGCACATAATTTTGGTCGAAGACGATTTGCAGCTGGGCGGGGCCATTCAGCAGGCGCTGGAGCGGCTCTCCTATGCGGTGACGTGGCTGCGTGACGGCCGCGAAGCGCTGCTCGCCATGCGCGATCAGACGGCGGATTTGGTGCTGTTGGATTTAGGTTTGCCGAATAAAGACGGCCTGGAAGTGCTGGCCGAAGCGCGCCGCTCGCACGTCAACACGCCAGTGATCGTGATGACCGCGCGCGACGGTTTGGAAGCGCGCGTTCGCGGCCTGGATGCCGGTGCGGACGATTATCTAGTCAAGCCCTTTCACGTCGACGAATTGAGCGCTCGCATTCGCTCCTTGACGCGTCGTGCGCAGGGATTGGCGGCCAACCGCATCGACGTGGGTGTGATCAGTTTGGATATCGGCACGTGCGAGGCGGAGTATCGAGGTAAGCGCATCGAACTGACGCGTCGCGAGTTTTCGCTGTTGAGGATTTTGATGGAACGCGCCGGCCGCATCGTGCGTCGCGAGCATCTGGAAAATTCGCTGTACGGATTGGACAACGCCGTGGGAAGCAGCGCATTGGAAGTGCAGATTCATGCGTTGCGACGCAAGCTGAGTTTCGATGCCATTCGTACCATTCGTGGCGTGGGCTACATGATTCCAAGGGACCCGACGTGA
- a CDS encoding zinc-binding alcohol dehydrogenase family protein: MKALQFSRYGTPDVLELIDAPKPATGHGSALVRVHGASVNPSDVKNVAGHFPQTTLPRIPGRDFSGVVEEGPEAWIGAEVWGTGGDIGFTRDGTHAQYISLPVGALVRKPAALDHAQASAIGVNFVVAWLGVMDYAQLREGETIAVIGVGGGVGGAVTQIAHALGCRVIGIDRHPVDPHSPAGQRIAGFVPFDEHTVTHLRDMSGLSGGVDVVFDSVGGVAFETALGLAKRRGRVVEISATGKRRVDFDVIDFYHNETQLLGADSAKLGVVESAPLMQGVARGFDHGKFEAPVIAHRFALDQAREAYDMVAKGTLGRVVIEP; encoded by the coding sequence ATGAAGGCCCTGCAATTCAGCCGCTACGGCACACCCGACGTACTGGAGTTGATCGATGCGCCCAAGCCCGCCACTGGCCATGGCTCCGCCTTGGTGCGGGTTCATGGCGCCTCGGTCAATCCCAGCGACGTAAAAAATGTCGCCGGCCATTTCCCGCAAACCACGTTGCCGCGCATACCCGGACGGGATTTCAGCGGCGTGGTGGAAGAAGGGCCCGAGGCGTGGATCGGCGCAGAAGTCTGGGGTACCGGCGGCGATATCGGCTTTACGCGCGACGGTACGCATGCCCAATACATCAGCCTGCCGGTCGGCGCCTTGGTGCGCAAACCCGCCGCGCTCGATCACGCGCAAGCATCCGCCATCGGCGTCAATTTTGTGGTGGCATGGTTGGGCGTGATGGATTACGCGCAGCTTCGAGAAGGCGAAACCATCGCCGTGATCGGCGTCGGCGGCGGCGTCGGCGGCGCGGTCACGCAGATCGCCCATGCGCTGGGTTGTCGTGTCATCGGCATCGATCGACATCCGGTCGATCCGCACTCGCCTGCCGGCCAGCGTATCGCCGGTTTCGTGCCGTTCGATGAGCACACCGTAACGCACCTGCGCGATATGTCAGGGCTTTCGGGCGGCGTCGATGTGGTGTTCGATAGCGTCGGCGGCGTCGCGTTCGAAACCGCGCTGGGGCTCGCCAAGCGTCGCGGACGTGTGGTGGAAATCAGCGCCACCGGGAAACGTCGCGTGGACTTCGACGTTATCGATTTTTATCACAACGAAACGCAACTGCTCGGCGCCGATAGCGCCAAATTGGGCGTGGTGGAATCCGCACCGTTGATGCAGGGCGTGGCGCGCGGATTCGATCATGGCAAATTCGAAGCGCCGGTGATTGCGCATCGTTTTGCGCTCGATCAGGCGCGCGAGGCGTATGACATGGTGGCGAAGGGGACGCTGGGGCGTGTCGTCATCGAACCCTGA
- a CDS encoding 2-hydroxyacyl-CoA dehydratase, which yields MSLQKDAFRRFQEELAALDQQIEKRSTEQRSTKKQTAKQAAMSAMEKAKMEFLALRERHKLTVADVVAFFPEEEGIAYLQSLIAQVNAKPKRGRKPKSSGSDA from the coding sequence ATGAGCCTTCAGAAAGACGCTTTCCGCCGCTTCCAGGAAGAACTTGCCGCCCTCGATCAACAGATCGAAAAGCGCTCGACCGAGCAGCGTTCGACCAAAAAGCAGACGGCCAAACAAGCTGCCATGTCAGCTATGGAGAAGGCGAAAATGGAGTTTCTGGCGTTACGCGAACGGCATAAGTTGACGGTGGCCGACGTGGTGGCGTTTTTCCCTGAGGAAGAGGGCATTGCGTATTTGCAAAGCCTGATCGCCCAGGTGAACGCGAAGCCGAAGCGGGGGCGGAAGCCGAAAAGCAGTGGGTCTGACGCGTAG